One window from the genome of Natrialba magadii ATCC 43099 encodes:
- a CDS encoding metal-dependent hydrolase yields MSYSPLVQPVVHLAVGYICYALYTRWRTGRIPTETAALVAIAGAALPDLLDKPIWLAGLVDVGRTIGHSLLFAIPVVAAVWLVSRVRGQQALGIAFAIGYGTHIATDIPWHVLSGDFHELGFLLWPLTPMPEYTGTKPLGTVPALEITVTTLWLEAVILVAGIALWRADGYPGTEPIVRAARGE; encoded by the coding sequence ATGTCGTACTCACCACTCGTGCAACCGGTCGTTCACCTCGCAGTGGGGTACATCTGCTATGCGCTGTACACGCGCTGGCGTACCGGACGTATCCCAACCGAGACGGCAGCGCTCGTCGCCATTGCAGGCGCGGCGCTCCCCGACCTGCTCGATAAGCCGATCTGGCTCGCCGGCCTCGTCGACGTCGGACGAACGATCGGGCACTCACTACTGTTTGCGATTCCGGTCGTCGCCGCCGTCTGGCTCGTCTCTCGAGTACGGGGCCAGCAAGCGCTCGGGATTGCCTTCGCCATCGGCTACGGGACGCATATCGCGACGGATATCCCGTGGCACGTGCTCTCGGGTGATTTCCACGAACTCGGGTTTCTGCTCTGGCCGCTCACGCCGATGCCCGAGTACACGGGGACGAAACCGCTCGGAACCGTACCGGCACTCGAGATAACAGTCACGACGCTGTGGCTCGAGGCGGTGATCCTCGTTGCCGGGATCGCGCTCTGGCGGGCCGACGGCTATCCTGGAACGGAACCGATCGTTCGGGCCGCCCGTGGCGAGTGA
- the katG gene encoding catalase/peroxidase HPI → MMSKSNQDWWPNQLNVDILDQNVPTSNPMDEDFDYAEEFESLDLDEVKADIEDVMTTSQDWWPADYGHYGPLFIRMAWHSAGTYRTSDGRGGASGGRQRFAPLNSWPDNANLDKARRVLWPVKQKYGRKLSWADLIVLAGNVALESMGFETFGFAGGREDDYKPDDAVDWGPEDEWEASDRFNEEGELEGALAATVMGLIYVNPEGPGGEPDPEASAERIRESFSLMAMNDEETAALIAGGHTFGKVHGADDPDVHVGPEPEAAPIDQQGLGWESAHGSGKGADTITSGIEGPWNTTPTQWDMGYIDNLLEYKWWPEKGPGGAWQWTTQNGELDEAAPGAEDPDEKEDVMMLTTDIALKRDPDYREIIERFQENPQEFQEAFAKAWYKLIHRDMGPTERFLGPEVPDEEMLWQDPIPDADYELIGDEEIDELTEEILASELSISQLVKTAWAAASTYRDSDKRGGANGARIRLEPQKSWEVNEPEELESVLATYEEIQEEFNGSRSDDVRVSLADLIVLGGNAAVEQAAADAGHDVDVPFEPGRTDASQEQTDVESFEALKPTADGFRNYYSDEADESQEELLVDKADLLDLTAPEMTVLVGGLRTLNVTYQDSELGVLTDQPETLTNDFFVNLLDMDYEWEASDSSQDIMGWETDVDSETDQVFELRDRESGDVEWTATRADLIFGSNSRLRAIADVYASDDAEEKFVQDFVDTWSKVMQADRFDLE, encoded by the coding sequence GTGATGAGCAAGTCAAATCAAGACTGGTGGCCAAACCAGTTGAACGTCGACATCCTCGACCAGAACGTCCCCACGTCCAACCCGATGGACGAGGACTTCGACTACGCCGAGGAGTTCGAATCACTCGACCTCGACGAAGTGAAGGCGGACATCGAAGACGTCATGACGACGTCGCAGGACTGGTGGCCGGCAGACTACGGCCACTACGGACCGCTTTTCATCCGCATGGCCTGGCACAGCGCAGGCACGTACCGGACCAGCGACGGCCGCGGTGGCGCTTCCGGCGGTCGACAGCGCTTCGCGCCGCTTAACAGCTGGCCCGACAACGCGAACCTCGACAAGGCACGCCGAGTGCTCTGGCCCGTCAAGCAGAAGTACGGCCGCAAGCTCTCCTGGGCCGACCTGATCGTCCTGGCCGGAAACGTCGCACTCGAGTCCATGGGATTCGAGACGTTTGGCTTCGCCGGCGGACGCGAGGACGACTACAAGCCTGACGACGCCGTCGACTGGGGTCCAGAAGACGAGTGGGAGGCATCCGACCGGTTCAACGAGGAAGGCGAACTCGAAGGTGCGCTCGCTGCCACCGTGATGGGTCTCATTTACGTGAACCCAGAAGGCCCTGGCGGCGAGCCAGATCCGGAAGCCTCGGCAGAGCGGATCCGAGAGTCGTTCAGCCTGATGGCGATGAACGATGAGGAGACCGCTGCGCTCATCGCCGGTGGACACACGTTCGGAAAGGTCCACGGTGCCGACGACCCCGACGTGCACGTCGGTCCAGAGCCCGAAGCAGCGCCAATCGACCAGCAGGGACTCGGCTGGGAGAGCGCTCACGGCTCCGGAAAGGGTGCAGACACGATCACCAGCGGAATCGAGGGGCCGTGGAACACCACGCCCACCCAGTGGGACATGGGTTACATCGACAACCTGCTCGAGTACAAGTGGTGGCCAGAGAAGGGGCCAGGCGGTGCCTGGCAGTGGACCACCCAGAACGGCGAACTCGACGAGGCCGCGCCGGGTGCCGAGGATCCGGACGAGAAAGAGGACGTCATGATGCTCACGACGGACATCGCGCTCAAGCGCGATCCTGACTACCGTGAGATCATCGAGCGCTTCCAGGAAAACCCACAGGAGTTCCAGGAAGCGTTCGCGAAGGCCTGGTACAAGCTGATCCACCGCGACATGGGTCCGACGGAGCGCTTCCTCGGTCCGGAAGTACCGGACGAGGAGATGCTGTGGCAGGACCCGATCCCGGACGCCGACTACGAGCTGATCGGCGACGAGGAGATCGACGAACTCACGGAGGAAATCCTCGCGTCGGAGCTCTCGATTTCCCAACTCGTCAAGACCGCCTGGGCGGCGGCGTCGACCTACCGCGACAGCGACAAGCGCGGCGGTGCAAACGGCGCTCGCATCCGTCTCGAACCGCAGAAGAGCTGGGAGGTCAACGAGCCCGAGGAACTCGAGTCGGTGCTTGCGACCTACGAGGAAATCCAGGAGGAATTCAACGGCTCCCGTTCGGACGACGTTCGTGTTTCGCTTGCTGACCTGATCGTGCTGGGCGGCAACGCAGCCGTCGAGCAGGCTGCTGCAGATGCCGGCCACGATGTCGACGTGCCGTTCGAACCTGGCCGTACCGACGCCTCACAGGAACAGACCGACGTCGAGTCCTTCGAGGCGCTCAAGCCCACGGCCGACGGCTTCCGGAACTACTACAGCGACGAGGCCGACGAGTCGCAGGAAGAACTGCTGGTCGACAAGGCAGACTTGCTCGACCTGACGGCACCCGAGATGACGGTGCTCGTTGGCGGGCTGCGCACACTGAACGTGACCTACCAGGATTCCGAACTCGGTGTCCTCACCGACCAGCCGGAGACGCTGACCAACGACTTCTTCGTGAACCTGCTCGACATGGACTACGAGTGGGAGGCGTCCGACAGCTCTCAGGACATCATGGGCTGGGAAACGGACGTCGACTCCGAGACCGATCAGGTCTTCGAACTGCGTGACCGCGAGAGCGGCGACGTCGAGTGGACGGCGACCCGTGCAGACCTCATCTTCGGTTCGAACTCCCGCCTGCGCGCCATCGCGGACGTTTACGCGTCCGACGACGCCGAAGAGAAGTTCGTGCAGGACTTCGTCGACACCTGGAGTAAGGTAATGCAGGCAGACCGGTTCGATCTCGAGTAA
- a CDS encoding DNA-3-methyladenine glycosylase family protein: protein MIDEAEPVLREDPVMDRLVDTHDPYVEPDWTEYERLCISIINQQLSTASAAAVRERVFDVLEDEVTPETVLAADDQALRDAGLSRSKVDYIRNAAHAFQEQDFTRAGLAGVDNDEVVDRLTDIKGIGEWTARMYLLFVLERPDILPLGDLAVRRGIEQLYSNGDELTRAEMRDIAEDWRPYRSVATRYIWAEYEADSSIDLDGVGVYSE from the coding sequence ATGATAGACGAGGCCGAACCCGTACTCCGAGAGGACCCGGTCATGGACCGACTGGTCGACACACACGACCCCTACGTCGAACCCGACTGGACCGAGTACGAGCGTCTCTGTATCTCGATTATCAATCAACAACTCTCGACTGCGAGCGCGGCGGCCGTCCGTGAACGCGTCTTCGACGTCCTCGAGGACGAGGTCACACCCGAGACCGTCCTCGCGGCGGACGACCAGGCGCTTCGTGACGCCGGCCTCTCCCGGAGCAAAGTCGACTATATTCGCAACGCTGCTCACGCCTTTCAGGAACAGGACTTCACGCGAGCGGGCCTGGCCGGCGTCGACAACGACGAGGTCGTCGACCGTCTGACCGACATCAAGGGCATCGGCGAGTGGACCGCCCGAATGTACCTCTTATTCGTCCTGGAGCGACCCGATATTCTGCCACTCGGCGACCTCGCCGTTCGACGCGGGATCGAACAGCTATACAGCAACGGCGACGAACTGACGCGAGCCGAAATGCGCGACATCGCCGAGGACTGGCGTCCCTACCGCAGCGTCGCAACCCGCTACATCTGGGCCGAATACGAGGCGGACTCGAGTATCGATCTCGATGGCGTGGGTGTGTACAGCGAGTGA